Part of the Pseudoliparis swirei isolate HS2019 ecotype Mariana Trench chromosome 18, NWPU_hadal_v1, whole genome shotgun sequence genome is shown below.
TTTTAAGGGTTTTTACTGAACATAAAGAACAAAAATcaagtacacatatttataatgaaaaatGAACTTTGTCAAAGTGGGCAGTCATAGTGTTCATCCGACTCGTGGGTAGCTCGCCATCTTCATCTGATACTAATTTGTATCAGCTCAAAAACCTGACCTATATAAAAGGTCACATAAAAACAGttaattcaaaacacacacaaaaatgttaCGAGCAGTAACCCAAACCGCGGGGGATCCTGTGCGAGGTGTTGATTCAAATGCcttgcacacatgcacatagaGCAGTGacataaagaaagagagacagcgCATAACAGTGCATAATAGCACATAATAAGCCATAACAGCACATAACAGCGTATAACAGCACATACCAGTGCATAATAGCACATAATAAGCCATAACAGCACATAACAGCGCATAACAGTGCATACTAGCACATAATAACACATAACAGCACATAACAGTGCATAACAGTGCATACAAGTGCATAATAGCACATAATAACCCATAACAGCACATAACAGCGCATACTAGCACATAATAACACATAACAGCACATAACAGCGCATAACAGTGCATAATAGCACATAATAAGCCATAACAGCACATAACATAACAACGCATAACAGTGCATACTAGCACATACTAACAAACACATAACAGCGTATAACAGCGCATCCCAGTGCATAATGACACATAACTCATAACAgtgcataacaataaataatagcACATAATAACACATAAGAGCGCATAACAATGAATAATAGCTCATAACAACACATAACAGCACATAGCGGCACATAATAACAGCGCATAACAGCATATAATAACTCATAACAGCGCATAATCAATCATAACAGCGTATAATAACTCATAACGGCGCATAACAGCACATAATAACGCATAACAGCGCATTACAGCGCATAATAACTCATAACAGCGCATAATCAATCATAACAGCGTATAATAACTCATAACAGCGCATTACAACCCCGGTGAGCGAAGGAAGGCTCCTTACCTCTGTACTCGGGGGTAAACTTCCTCACGGCTGCGGGCACACTCTCGTAGAACTGGTGCTCGCGGGGGATGAGGGGCTTGCAGATGGTCTGCTGCCCGAAGCGCAGCACGCAGCAGTGCCCCCCCACCTGGTGGAGGTACGGCTCAAGCATCACCCCTTTCTCCATatagcgctgctgctgctgctgctgctgctgctgctgctgctgctgcgggagCTGCTGTCGCTCTGCAACCTGCACGGCCttctgggcctgagcctccacAGCCGGAGCTGGCTCTCCACTGGTAGAGCGCGCACAAGGCTGacgctggccccgcccccttgacGCGCtatccaccaatcaggagcagcCGAAAGCAGGCTGTCGGGTGGTAACCCTTCAATCGAAAAGAAGTGCGAAAACAGAGACagcggtgggaggggggggggaatgtgtgagagagagagagagagagagagagagagagagagagagagagaggggggggagagaatacAAACAAGGGGGAAGGCCACAGCAGGATTAACATCCtgacacaacatgtaacaccATTTTCTCATAGAAAGTGAGGAACAACATCACAAATGAACACagaaaaggacaaaatacacaatataaaaacaaaatgacCTACTTACTAACGTGCAAAACATGCAAAACGGCTTCATTTCAATGACGTCACACTTACAGCAGAGGTATTAGGCGTCATGAATTGCAGCTCCACCCGAAGGCACTGTGGTTACCAGCAGGTGCAGCAGCATTGCTTTCCCTTTTCATCTCCTTCATAGCTCACAGAAGGTATTTTATAATCAGATGTGTCTCTCTCACTTTGGGCTCTGTCTGAcgagaccagtggtccccaaactaaggcccgcctccacatttggcccggccccctgaacaataccagagacacattatgatttttttaaagtctggccacgcaaatcctagactagccccttaCGAATAGAAcgtgtgaagatcccggaaagggttattaatatttggttatgtgtggctttctggaaagcaataattgtttacatttaggcacccctgcgattgtcacactttttctggcccccatcagagaagggaaaagttatgtggccctcacaggaaaaagtttgaggACCCCTGGACTAGACACTTCTGATTTAGACCCAGATGAAAAACTCTCACGCACGGAAAACCCACATAATACGTCAACGTAAGGCTCAAAGACGGAGTCCAGTTACAGTGACTTGTGGCTCGGTAGTCGGCATACTGACTTTTTATAGGACCTGTTTCTTCATGCAGAAACAAGCTGGAATGTGGAAACACACACGGTGTCACATAtaggacacacacctgagagttGTGATTTGTGGCGGGTTTGCGAGACACTTGGGGCTGTCGAGTCTAAACCGGTCCGATAACCAAACCATTACCTGCAGCGCACGAACCTCTCATCCAATAATCGTGTTACACCTGCAGAACACCCAGTCTTTCACATACAGTACAATCAGGCGCGTGCACAGGCGTGTTGGGGGGCAGgtactcaaaccaaaaaaagggcacccattgccaagaTGATTTATCTACTGATCaatgtaacttgaagttagcaagtaaatggttgctacgcaacacctgaaacacattgtgtcgtgagaagacatgagagctgaacaaaatgacatgttttctattcaaaattacaatttattttcatttacaaaatgatacgagcgaaaaatgccatatgATAAACGCGCGAGGAGGAGTCCGTGAGGCTCGGGGCAACATTTCttacaagaactcaaataaatgcctccGTCAGATATCGAAAACACATTTAAGGGAAATTGATGACAGAgtgagtcatttttattcttcaatACTTACTAATAAAGaaacttttctcatccagggcaaaaggggaggagcttgtgcACCACGAGGGGTCTATCTGTGTAGTACAATAAGCAAATAGTTTGTGAGTCAATTttatgatgaaaaaaaagagagtccGAAAGCACAAAATACGTTATTTTGGAGCGTAGATAATTAGACAAATGAAAAGATTGACTCGATAATACACGATGTGGAGACCTGAGCAGCGCTGCAGAACTACCCGTGTTAGATAATCTCAGCTATGATGTAACACGTGTGTTATGAGACATTAAAACTGCTGAAACCCTAAGAGAAGGTCCAGAGCCGTTGATTTCACACTCCCTGCaaaacacacataatcacacacataaacaccacTTCAGATTTATGACTGGGTACATGTTGCTCCACGAAAGGTCAACAAGGTCACACATGATCAGGCACAAACAAAGCCAGAGGCCGAAACCCTGAAAACTGAATTCTCGTCGAGTCAGCGTGAAAGATTAGAATTCCCTCGGCGCGGCTCTCTCGTGCCCGGGAGACATGCAGGGAACAGCCTGTTCCTAAAacacagcccacacacacacacacacacacacacacacacacacacacacaatatgaacacaaAGTATCAAAATGCTCAAAATGCATTCCCTCATATAGTGtagtgtgggtatgtgtgtgtgtgtgtgtgtgtgtgtgtgatgtggatGCACCTCAGCAAAGTTCATGCACGTGCACTAATCAATCCATTATAGACTCATCTAATTATTAGTGTGTGGTTTCAGTGTTCAGTGTTCTTAAGTGAGCTGGAAACTATCCAGTCCTGCCATCTGCTGGCGAGTAAATGTACTACAACTTCTGtgtgttataaataaataaaaatatatattaaagtcaTAATAAACATAGattcacaaaaataacaaacaatacCCTGCTTTATATCTATAGTCAAACATGCTGTAGCTGAAGGACAAAACATGACTTCAATATAATTAAATACCTAAGTAAATGCatcaataaatacaggaattaattaataaatgctCAAAGAAATGTATGCATACCTAAATAAATAAGaacaattataaataaaagctgaaataaataattgaaagcatatatgaataaaaaacgTGATAATCAAACAGGACAGAAATACATATCATACAATCATGTCTACATTGTTGTTCACcgacatttattcattcatttatatatatatatatgatatcctatttcacaaaatgttgctTAAGAATGAGGTGTAAACTTCTaccacacataaataaatgaatgaaggccTTCAATGGTGTAGAAATGGGTTAATTTAATTAGTCAACTTTAGAATTTGATTATTTGaacttatatatttttaattcattttccgGTCCTCTCTACTACTCACTTCACTATAAAACTTCTTTTACCGTCTGTGATTTCTCAAAAGGAGACATGTCTCTGCCGAAACCCGGGAtcgaaccagggacctttagatcttcagtctaacgctctcccaactgagctattccGGCGGATGATTAAACCCGGACTCCCGGTGGGTGTAAGTACTCAATCCCTCCACCAGAGGCCAGTCGAGTTCAGAGTATTGTTCACCATATTCACAGATACAAGAAATGTTTTGATTATTTTCCATTATCTTCAAAACTATTTCTTTATTTAGAAGGAACACATGAGATATTTTATATATCTGCTTATTGCTCTTGCAGTTTGGCATACTGTATGGTACGTCCTGGGtaaagtataaataaaacacacatgaatgtgtgtcatctaaatacacacacacacacacacacacacacgcctaatTTGATTCACTCCTCATGGCTCTCATGAAGGGTCATGTCGTGATTTTAGATGTTTTTTGAGCTACgcagaggccacacacacacactatcagaCATGATGATGTTAAAGTTTGAGTTAACTTGACTAAAGTACACATTTATAAAGAAGTGAAAATGAAGGTGACCTCTGAAGCTGACCTTTTAAAGTTGTGACCCCGAAACGTCTATAACGTCACATTTCGTAAAGATATTGAATCACACAGTCAGTGTGCAATGAAACCATTTATTAAATGTTAATATTACAAGTGTTCACATTAATGCAGATTTGAGGCAATTGAGTGAGCTTCAGCTTTAACATTTTGTGAAAGCATTTCCCCCAGAAAATACCTCACATGACCTCGGCCAGTCGACCTTGGGCCTCTCTGGTAATGTTGGTGTCATTTGACCACAAGACATCCGCACATACAGCTACATACTCTGGATTATTTTTCAACATGAAGTCTCCGTTTGAGCAACCGTTCCTCACGAGCACTTCGAGTCCAAAGCAAAACATCAACTTACGCAGGTGTAAGGTGTAAAGTCAGATAACGATCGCAGACCGTCGACTGTGTAACTCGCACTTCTTGCGAGTTAAGTGCTGCCGATATTTTTCTTCGTGGATGACCTTCTTCTTCCCGCGCTGCAGAGGTCCGCATCACCTTCCTCCCACGCGAGACCGAACCCACGCAGTTTGTCAAACTGCATGCTGAGGGCAACACTCTGGATGCTCCCGCTTGAGAACGGTGAAAAGACGGCGTCTCGTCAGAGTGAGAATGCAGGGGAGAGATCTCACCATGCCAACGGGAACGAGACAATGCTCAAATTAACACATTGCAAATTGCACCATCCTACTCACTTTTGGCTCTTTACGGCTGTTAGAAGTGGACAAACAGTTTATCATATGCAAACATGCCATCCGTGCCCAACCACAAGCACAGAGGGAATATTGAACacaagtatatatttatttatattgcaacaATATGTGGAAGAGGATACAGTGTTATGGCTCagcggtatatatatatatatatatctttatatatatatatatctcgccGCGTGTGTCTCGTCTGGGAACAAGAGTATAATCATGTGAGCTGTATGGACACTGGTGATTGTCCTCATGCTGTTCCCCTCCCAGCAGGTCGTcatggaaggagaaaaaaaccaaCTGTTGTGATGACTGCACTCGAAGCGTTAAGCTTCTTAGACAGAAACATTGTCTGTATTGTATAGTTTGTATAATTCGTCCGTGGCCTGACTCTCACACACTCGTAGCAGGGACAAAAAACAGCAAGTCCAGACCTCGgcatttcatatttattgatataattCAACATTGCATGGTGATACATTCACATAAGAACACCGCCATGAAGAGAAACCTATGAAGATAGCATATTCTTGGTGTACATacgatataatatttatattttatatatctattttcATGTTTTTGCATTCAataatgcattgtgtgtgtgtgtgtgtgtgtgtgtagcaggtaGAACACAGTCAACAGGAAACACACGTCCTATGGGGCTTAATCTACACACTGTGAGTTGTGTGTTGTCGGTTTCACatgaaatacacattttaatctGCTCAGTATTTACAGTACATGAATGTTATTTTCCAAAGAGCTTttgcatgcaaaaaaaaaaaaaaccgctGACCGTCAAATATGATGCATAACAATGAACACTACTTTTTCTTAAGGCTGTCAGTATTTTTTGTTGACAATGTTTTTCAGAGGGCTGTTGATTGAACTATGTGGTTATTTGTTTGGGGTGATGAGACCGCATTATGTAACATCGCCCACCTCATCCCAACTAGCTACTTTAGCACAACCGGCAGACTTTACCCATAagtctgtcaacatttaatataataaaatatatgtacactaccgttccgttttttcaagaaagataacattaatcataaatacacactatacattgttaatgtggtaaatgactattctaggtggaaacgtctggtttctaatgaaatatctccagaggtgtatagaggcccatttccatcaacgatcactccagtgttctaatggtacattgtgtttgctaatcgccttagaagactaatgtctgattagaaaacccttgtgcaattatgttagcacagctgaaaacagttatgctggtgatataagctatacaactggccttcctttgagcttgaagtttgaagaacaaaattaatacttcaaatattaatcattatttctaaccttgtcaatgtcttgactatattttctattacattttcaattcatttgataaataaaagtgagttttcatggaagacacaaaattgtctggatgaccccaaacttttgaacggtagtgtattttttTACTATTTAAAAAGGACTATCAAGAACTttttgggaggaaaaaaagaggctgATTGACTTTCTTTCTCGCTAGATGAGAAGTTCGATagaatcaatcttctcatccaaTCCAATGAGCCGAtttcatttcccccccaaaaagtaaAACCACGACTTCAATCCATATCCCTATAACTCCTCCGAGCACTATATGCAAAACATCGATAAGACGTGACACCCATGTGATACACATTCCAGAGCAAAAGAGTGTCATTTGTACAAAAGAGCGTTGCAATATTTCTTGTAAACACTGTGACATCGACCGTTTTCATAACTACCCGAAGCAGAACCTCGTCCTCATATTATTATCACGGAGCTATAGACGATATCAAACACGTTGAAAGAGTTTTTGGGTATTCATTTGTTTCAACGtgtaacaaaatgtatttttaaagctgCCTCGGAGCTTTGGAGTGGGTGGCAGACCAGATCATCTGCTGGCTGAACACATTCTTTGGAGCAGTTCGGTAAGCACCACTATGAGAACGCTCTATCATACAACTCCATATGTAAACAGACTTCACGAAGTGGAGTGTAAATTATATACATcatgtgcgcgcgtgtgtgtgtgtgtgtgtcgtctttaGCATGAGGGCTTGGTGGTTACGTTAAAAACATTTCCCAGACGTGGAAACGTGTTTTCCACATGTCCCACGCTGGCTTCACACACCCGTGTGTTTCATCATGGAACACACCTGTGGCTCTATTTTTTAATTACTGTGTAATAACCAGCGCGTCTCACAGGACCTCCGCCAGGCAGCGGTCAGTCCCCTCGCTCGCTTCCAGCCGCACCTTCCGGCTGCTTTTCCGGTTCTCCACCCACGAGTTGTGTATGACGGTGCCCCCCGGCGACGGGTCCACCTGCAGCAGGGACACCGCCCTCTTCTTCACCTTGGTGCGCAGGGCCCGGCGCAGCTTCTGCCGCGTGAAGGCGTAGAGCAGCGGGTGGGACACGGTGGTGCCGTACGACAGCGCCAGGAACCACAGGCGGAGGCTGACCAGCGCGTCGCTGGGGCCGACGCCCAGGATGAGCATGTTGGTGACGGAGAGCGGCGCCCAGCAGCCCAGGAACGTGGCGATGATGATGAGCGACATCCGGAACACCCGCCGCTGGCGCTCCCGCCGATCCCTGTGGCGCCGCACCGCCCTCCTCAGGGCGATGATGGCGGACACGGAGGCCTGGACGCCCAGGGTGGCGGCGGGCGCGGCGGCGCCGGAGGCCGGCGCCGGGGGGGAGGTGGCCGtgggagcgggggagggggaggggatgaggggaggGCGGCAGAGCTGTTTGGTGCCGTCGGCGGTGCACCGCTCCCCCGCCCCCGCCTGctgcccgccgccgccgtccgtCGGGAGCCCCGCCTTCTTTCTCGTCAGTTTCTTGTGGGGCCCCTCCGGGCCCTTCTTTACGTGGGAGCCGATGCGGATGTTCAAAGCCCTCAGTATCTTGGAGTAGGTGAAGAGCATGACCGCCACCGTGGTGAAGAAGATGGGCACCTGCAGGACGAGATGGTAGGACATGGCCAGACCCGTGTGCGCGCCCCGCCCGCCGACGCACAGCAGCGTCCGGTTACGCCACGCCGCCGAGGACGCCGCCTGGCCTCCCTCCTCTTCGACGGACCACCGCACCTCCAGGAACGGGATGAAAAACACGGCCACCGAGGCGATCCACACGGCGGCCAGGAGCAGCGTGGCCCTACGCGCGGTCAGCAGCCGGTTGGCGGGCCGCACCGAGATGTCGTACCGGTCCAGGCTGATGACCAGGATGTTGACGGCCGTGGCGATGCTGGCGAAGGTGACGCCGGCCTCGTGGAAGCAGCACAGCAGCGCCATGTCGGGTCCCGGCGGCAGCAGCACGACCGCCAGCGTGAGCGGCAGGCACAGCGTGCACACCGCCACGTCCAGCACGTGCAGGTTCACCGTCACCACGTTGCTCACCGAGTCCACCAGGTTGGATTGAGAGCAGTAGAGCACCAGCACCGTCAGGTTGCTGCTGAAGCCCAACACCAGCTccagcaggaggaaggaggcgagcGACACCTGGAAGCCCAGCGAGTACGGCGCGTACCAGGAGAAGCCGCCGCCCCCTTGCTCCCGGAGGAGTCCCGTCCCGTCCGGGCCGGCCGCCGTCCCGGCCcagtcggcggcggcggcggcggggcccAAGGTGTAGCTGTCGGTCTCCATGACGACCTCTCAGCCCTCATATATTGTGTTGGTCACAGCATGATGCACCGGACTGAGCCTCCGTGATGCGGCGCCGGCGGATAACGATCCAGACGGACGAGGGGATGAACtggggaggagaaaataaaaacactttttctctctcgtATAATGTCAGACATCTCAACATTAAAAAGGTCAGAACACAAGAGATCATAACCCGTGTTGTCTATCCATCCATCGACCAACCAACCTACGAtcaa
Proteins encoded:
- the LOC130208456 gene encoding G-protein coupled receptor 22-like; protein product: METDSYTLGPAAAAADWAGTAAGPDGTGLLREQGGGGFSWYAPYSLGFQVSLASFLLLELVLGFSSNLTVLVLYCSQSNLVDSVSNVVTVNLHVLDVAVCTLCLPLTLAVVLLPPGPDMALLCCFHEAGVTFASIATAVNILVISLDRYDISVRPANRLLTARRATLLLAAVWIASVAVFFIPFLEVRWSVEEEGGQAASSAAWRNRTLLCVGGRGAHTGLAMSYHLVLQVPIFFTTVAVMLFTYSKILRALNIRIGSHVKKGPEGPHKKLTRKKAGLPTDGGGGQQAGAGERCTADGTKQLCRPPLIPSPSPAPTATSPPAPASGAAAPAATLGVQASVSAIIALRRAVRRHRDRRERQRRVFRMSLIIIATFLGCWAPLSVTNMLILGVGPSDALVSLRLWFLALSYGTTVSHPLLYAFTRQKLRRALRTKVKKRAVSLLQVDPSPGGTVIHNSWVENRKSSRKVRLEASEGTDRCLAEVL